From the genome of Phycodurus eques isolate BA_2022a chromosome 22, UOR_Pequ_1.1, whole genome shotgun sequence, one region includes:
- the LOC133397323 gene encoding gastrula zinc finger protein XlCGF57.1-like isoform X2 has product MDGWNISGDLCPEQQEPEAPRIKEEVENKEVPHIKEEEELEPVSIKNEEEDERPHIKQEQEEEEEDITKFPLTSLPLKSEDEGLSVESRGAEPPSSSSSQHMTTEGDGEHCGGSQADKLFAPLSDSDNATSHSPHINDDDDKQSEGDMTCPTDNKQWRCSQCGKMFSDKGNLKRHMRTHTGEKSFSCSDCGQRFSKKEHLKIHTRRHTGGKLFSCSDCGYIFSSKGHLKIHTRTHTGGKPFSCSVCSKRFIQKGNLKRHTRTHTGEKPFSCSVCGKRFIQKGNLKRHTRTHTGEKPFSCSVCGQTYTDQGQLKMHTGTHTGQKSLSCSVCGQRFSDQGQLKLHTRTHPGEKPFSCSVCSKTFIQKGYLKIHTRTHTGEKPFSCSVCSKRFADKQCLKKHTRTHTGEKPFSCSVCSKTFTRKGTLKLHTRIHTGEKPFSCSVCSKRFTMKGNLKIHTRTHTGEEPFLCLDCGQRFSEKGDLKIHTRMHTGGKPYSCSDWDEIF; this is encoded by the exons atggatggatgga ACATCAGTGGGGATCTTTGTCCTGAGCAGCAGGAGCCAGAGGCCCCTcgcattaaagaggaagtggagaaCAAAGAGGTCCCCcatatcaaagaggaagaggaattgGAGCCTGTTTCCATTAAAaatgaggaggaagacgagcgCCCTCACATCAAACAggaacaggaagaggaggaggaggatatcaCCAAGTTTCCATTGACTAGtctccctttgaagagtgaagatgaaggtctaAGTGTGGAGAgcagaggggcggagcctccaagcagcagctcaagtcaacacatgacaacagaaggagATGGAGAACACTGTGGAGGCTCACAAGCAGACAAGCTCTTCGCTCCATTATCAGATAGTGACAACGCAACGTCACACTCTCCTCAcataaatgatgatgatgataaacagtctgaaggtgatatgacatgtcccactgacaacaaacaatggagatgttctcagtgtgggaaaatgttttctgATAAGGGCAATTTGAAAcgacacatgagaacacacactggtgaaaaatctttttcctgctcagattgtggccaaagattctctaaaaaggaacacttaaaaatacacacaagaaggCACACCGGTGGGAAacttttttcctgctcagaCTGTGGTTATATATTCTCTTCTAagggacatttaaaaatacacacaagaacccacactggtgggaaacctttttcctgttcAGTTTGTAGTAAAAGATTCATTCAGAAGGgaaatttaaaaagacacacaagaacccacactggagagaaacctttttcctgctcagtttgcggtaaaaGATTCATTCAGAAGGgaaatttaaaaagacacacaagaacccacactggagagaaacctttttcctgctcagtttgtggtcaaacatACACTGATCAGGGACAATTAAAAATGCACACAGGAACCCACACTGGACAGAAATCtctttcctgctcagtttgtggtcaaagattctctgatcaGGGACAGTTAAAActgcacacaagaacccaccctggtgagaaacctttttcctgctcagtttgtagtaaaacatttattcagaagggatatttaaaaatacacacaagaacccacactggcgagaaaccgttttcctgctcagtttgcagtaaaagatTTGCTGATaagcaatgtttaaaaaaacacacaagaactcacactggcgagaaacctttttcctgctcagtttgcagtaaaacattTACTCGTAAGGGAAccttaaaattacacacaagaatccacactggtgagaaacctttttcctgctcagtttgcagtaaaagatTTACTATGAagggaaatttaaaaatacacacaagaacgcacactggagagGAACCCTTTTTGTGCTTagattgtggccaaagattctctgagaagggagatttaaaaatacacacaagaatgcACACTGGAGGGAAACCTTATTCCTGCTCAGACTGGGATGAAATATTCTAA
- the LOC133397323 gene encoding gastrula zinc finger protein XlCGF57.1-like isoform X1, with protein sequence MCARRTGEYEEELWGPKEEKQPIRQLLDAVFNLQPRIVLRRADITEDLRTERQEPLPPHIKEEVEDEEVHHIKEEDEKDITKFPSTGVPLKSEAVGQSEESRRAEQMTTEGVGDHCGGSQADGLLAPLSDGNDMTSHSTQSDDDDDDDDDDKLSNGDMTYHTDNKRCKCSECGKAFANKSILKQHMRTHTGEKPFSCSVCGQRFSVKGNLKNHTRTHTGEKPFVCLGCGQRFSKKEHLKRHTRMHTGEKPFSCSVCGQRFTQKTDLKKHTRIHTGEKPFSCSVCGQRFTQKANLKKHKRTHTGEKPFSCTVCGQRFTQKAVLKNHTRTHTGEKPFACSVCGQRFSVKGNLKSHTRTHTGEKPFSCSVCGQRFSENGNLKKHTRTHTGEKPFSCSVCGQKFPVKENLKLHTRTHTGEKPFSCSVCDKKFSVKESLKLHTRIHTGEKPFSCSVCGKTFCVKESLKLHTRTHTGEKPFSCSVCGQRFSFKYLAKTHKCAGENSSDQDVFL encoded by the exons atgtgtgcaagaaggaccggtgagtacgaggaggaactttggggcccaaaagaggagaaaCAGCCAATacgtcaactactggacgcCGTGTTCAATCTGCAACCTCGAATTGTGCTACGCAGAGCAG ACATCACTGAAGATCTTCGTACTGAGAGGCAGGAGCCATtgccccctcacattaaagaggaagtggaggacgaagaggtccaccacatcaaagaggaagatgagaaggatatcaccaagtttccatcgactggtgtccctttaAAGAGTGAAGCTGtaggtcaaagtgaggagagcagaAGGGCGGAGCagatgacaacagaaggtgttggcgaccactgtggaggatcacaagcagacggactcttagctccactatcagatgggaacgacatgacgtcacactctactcagagtgatgatgatgatgatgatgatgatgatgataaactgTCTAATGGCGACATGACAtatcacactgacaacaaacgatgCAAATGTTCTGAGTGTGGGAAAGCATTTGCTAATAAGAGCATTTTGAAacaacacatgagaacacacactggagaaaagcctttttcctgctcagtttgtggtcaaagattctctgtgaagggaaacttaaaaaaccacacaagaacacacacaggtgagaaaccttttgtctgcttagGTTGTGGCCAAAGGTTCTCGAAGAAGGAacacttaaaaagacacacaagaatgcacactggtgagaaacctttttcctgctcagtttgtggtcaaagattcactcagaagacagatttaaaaaaacacacaagaatccacactggagagaaacctttttcctgctcagtttgtggtcaaagattcactcaaaaggcaaacttaaaaaaacacaaaagaacacacactggtgagaaacctttttcctgcacagtttgtggtcaaagattcactcagaaggcagttttaaaaaaccacacaagaacacacactggtgagaaaccttttgcatgctcagtttgtggtcaacgattctctgtgaagggaaacttaaaaagtcacacaagaacccacacaggtgagaaacctttttcctgctcagtttgtggtcaaagattctctgaaaatgGAAACTTAAAAAagcacacaagaacccacactggtgagaaacctttttcctgctcagtttgtggtcaaaaattcccCGTGAAGGaaaacttaaaattacacacaagaacccacactggtgagaaaccattttcctgctcagtttgtgataAAAAATTCTCCGTGAAGGAAAGCTTAAAGTTACACACAAGaatccacactggtgagaaacctttttcttgctcagtttgtggtaaaacattctgtgtgaaggaaagcttaaaattacatacaagaacacacactggtgagaaaccattttcctgctcagtttgtggtcaaagattctcttttAAGTATCTAgctaagacacacaagtgtgctggtgagaatagcagtgatcaagatgtttttttatga
- the LOC133397323 gene encoding gastrula zinc finger protein XlCGF57.1-like isoform X3, translating to MKVLSARRNRRRGSTAVGFVGRAGVCFDIDITEDLRTERQEPLPPHIKEEVEDEEVHHIKEEDEKDITKFPSTGVPLKSEAVGQSEESRRAEQMTTEGVGDHCGGSQADGLLAPLSDGNDMTSHSTQSDDDDDDDDDDKLSNGDMTYHTDNKRCKCSECGKAFANKSILKQHMRTHTGEKPFSCSVCGQRFSVKGNLKNHTRTHTGEKPFVCLGCGQRFSKKEHLKRHTRMHTGEKPFSCSVCGQRFTQKTDLKKHTRIHTGEKPFSCSVCGQRFTQKANLKKHKRTHTGEKPFSCTVCGQRFTQKAVLKNHTRTHTGEKPFACSVCGQRFSVKGNLKSHTRTHTGEKPFSCSVCGQRFSENGNLKKHTRTHTGEKPFSCSVCGQKFPVKENLKLHTRTHTGEKPFSCSVCDKKFSVKESLKLHTRIHTGEKPFSCSVCGKTFCVKESLKLHTRTHTGEKPFSCSVCGQRFSFKYLAKTHKCAGENSSDQDVFL from the exons atgaaagtccTGAGTGCGCGCAGGAACCGCCGACGAGGCAGCACAGCAGTGGGGTTCGTCGGCCGTGCAGGCGTCTGTTTTGATATAG ACATCACTGAAGATCTTCGTACTGAGAGGCAGGAGCCATtgccccctcacattaaagaggaagtggaggacgaagaggtccaccacatcaaagaggaagatgagaaggatatcaccaagtttccatcgactggtgtccctttaAAGAGTGAAGCTGtaggtcaaagtgaggagagcagaAGGGCGGAGCagatgacaacagaaggtgttggcgaccactgtggaggatcacaagcagacggactcttagctccactatcagatgggaacgacatgacgtcacactctactcagagtgatgatgatgatgatgatgatgatgatgataaactgTCTAATGGCGACATGACAtatcacactgacaacaaacgatgCAAATGTTCTGAGTGTGGGAAAGCATTTGCTAATAAGAGCATTTTGAAacaacacatgagaacacacactggagaaaagcctttttcctgctcagtttgtggtcaaagattctctgtgaagggaaacttaaaaaaccacacaagaacacacacaggtgagaaaccttttgtctgcttagGTTGTGGCCAAAGGTTCTCGAAGAAGGAacacttaaaaagacacacaagaatgcacactggtgagaaacctttttcctgctcagtttgtggtcaaagattcactcagaagacagatttaaaaaaacacacaagaatccacactggagagaaacctttttcctgctcagtttgtggtcaaagattcactcaaaaggcaaacttaaaaaaacacaaaagaacacacactggtgagaaacctttttcctgcacagtttgtggtcaaagattcactcagaaggcagttttaaaaaaccacacaagaacacacactggtgagaaaccttttgcatgctcagtttgtggtcaacgattctctgtgaagggaaacttaaaaagtcacacaagaacccacacaggtgagaaacctttttcctgctcagtttgtggtcaaagattctctgaaaatgGAAACTTAAAAAagcacacaagaacccacactggtgagaaacctttttcctgctcagtttgtggtcaaaaattcccCGTGAAGGaaaacttaaaattacacacaagaacccacactggtgagaaaccattttcctgctcagtttgtgataAAAAATTCTCCGTGAAGGAAAGCTTAAAGTTACACACAAGaatccacactggtgagaaacctttttcttgctcagtttgtggtaaaacattctgtgtgaaggaaagcttaaaattacatacaagaacacacactggtgagaaaccattttcctgctcagtttgtggtcaaagattctcttttAAGTATCTAgctaagacacacaagtgtgctggtgagaatagcagtgatcaagatgtttttttatga
- the LOC133397333 gene encoding gastrula zinc finger protein XlCGF7.1-like isoform X3 — MKKEEAEAHPHIKQEEEEEDIGKFPSTGVPLKSEDEGQGEESRGAEPPGSSSSQHMTTEGDGDHCGGSQLDGLLAPLSDSDDMMSHSTHTDDGQSEVDMTFQTDNNRWKCSQCGKTFANKSSLKQHRRTHTGEKPFSCSLCGQRFSVKGSLKTHTRLHTGEKPFSCSICGQRFSVKGSLKIHTRFHTGEKPFSCSDCGQRFSKKANLEIHTRTHTGEKPFSCSVCGKRFTAKSDLNKHARTHTGEKPYSCSVCGQKFSEKRSLKIHARGHSGEKPFSCSVCGQRCSYKYQANTHKCAGENSSDQEAFSENVRLI; from the coding sequence AAGTTTCCATCAACTGGTGTTCCTTtaaagagtgaagatgaaggtcaaggtgaggagagcagaggggcggagcctccaggcagcagctcaagtcaacacatgacaacagaaggtgatggagaccactgtggaggatcacaactAGACGGCCTCTTAGCgccactatcagatagtgacgacatgatGTCGCACTCTACTCACACTGATGATGGACAGTCTGAAGTTGATATGACATTTCAAACTGACAACAatcgatggaaatgttctcagtgtgggaaaacatttgctaATAAGAGTAGTTTGAAACAACACaggagaacacacactggtgagaaacctttttcctgctcactttgtggtcaaagattctctgtgaagggaagcttaaaaacacacacaagattgcacactggtgagaaacctttttcctgctcaatttgtggtcaaaggttctctgtgaagggaagcttaaaaatacacacaagattccacaccggtgagaaacctttttcctgctcagattgtggtcaaagattctctaaAAAGGCAAATTTAGAAATACACaccagaacacacactggagagaaacctttttcctgctcagtttgtggtaaaagattcacaGCGAAGTCAGATTTAAATAAACAcgcaagaacccacactggtgagaaaccttattcctgctcagtttgtggtcaaaaatTCTCTGAAAAGAGAAGTTTAAAAATACACGCAAGAGGCCACagtggtgagaaacctttttcctgctcagtttgtggccaaagatgcTCTTATAAGTATCAGGCTAatacacacaagtgtgctggtgagaatagcagtgatcaagaagctTTTAGTGAAAATGTACGTTTAATCTAA